Proteins from a genomic interval of Stenotrophomonas sp. 24(2023):
- a CDS encoding YceD family protein, with product MSANVPETLDAWRMVAARRRFDGQVALADMSRLQGLIADTEGECVFSLEFGRDDILQVSYVELTIDTALPLTCQRSMQRFLLPVKMVQRLGLIRDEDEESSLPEDYEALLVPEDGQLVPLDLVEDELVLAVPVVPLSPDGEPVERDWAPTQEESDKANPFAALAALKKKQ from the coding sequence ATGTCCGCGAACGTGCCCGAAACGCTGGATGCTTGGCGGATGGTCGCAGCGCGAAGGCGCTTCGACGGCCAGGTAGCCCTGGCTGATATGTCCCGACTGCAGGGGTTGATTGCCGATACCGAAGGCGAGTGTGTCTTTTCGCTCGAATTCGGCCGCGACGACATCTTGCAGGTATCCTATGTGGAACTGACCATCGATACCGCGTTGCCGCTGACCTGTCAGCGCAGCATGCAGCGTTTCCTGTTGCCGGTGAAGATGGTCCAGAGGCTTGGCCTGATCCGCGACGAGGACGAGGAATCGTCCCTGCCGGAAGACTACGAGGCCCTGCTGGTGCCGGAAGACGGCCAGCTGGTCCCGTTGGATCTGGTCGAGGACGAGCTGGTGCTGGCGGTGCCCGTGGTGCCGCTGTCGCCGGACGGTGAACCGGTCGAGCGCGACTGGGCACCGACGCAGGAAGAATCTGACAAGGCCAATCCGTTCGCGGCGTTGGCGGCGTTGAAGAAGAAACAATAG
- a CDS encoding DUF58 domain-containing protein, whose amino-acid sequence MAPRWRRLQLLARPRTPEALPAQLDRRRIYVLPTRFGAFMAVLLSAMLLGALNYNNNPALLLALLLAAAAVASTIAAHLQLSGVQVDAVSGEPVAAGQPLRLRVNLSVRDPRVRHGLQLLLGDAHGWLDLPAQGCGEVELDIPTQQRGWLDLDRIRLSSTQPLGLVRAWSWVWPEQPLLVYPQAEAQAPPLPEQGIDPLHTRVHASGEELHQLRPYRAGDAPRSIAWKHSARRDTLLVRDYEKPVGIDVLLDWRALGALGREARISRLARWVDVAEREGRRYTLQLPGQPAIGPGQGAGHHHLCLRALALLPHD is encoded by the coding sequence ATGGCACCGCGCTGGCGACGCCTGCAGCTGCTTGCGCGCCCGCGCACGCCCGAAGCCCTGCCGGCACAGCTGGACCGGCGACGCATCTACGTGCTGCCCACGCGGTTTGGTGCCTTCATGGCCGTGCTGTTGTCGGCGATGCTGCTGGGCGCGCTGAACTACAACAACAACCCCGCCCTGCTGCTGGCGCTGCTGCTGGCCGCGGCGGCGGTAGCCAGCACCATCGCCGCGCACCTGCAGCTGTCCGGCGTGCAGGTGGACGCGGTCTCCGGCGAACCGGTCGCGGCCGGGCAACCGTTGCGCCTGCGCGTGAACCTGTCCGTGCGCGACCCACGGGTGCGCCACGGCCTGCAGCTGCTGCTGGGCGATGCACATGGCTGGCTCGACCTGCCGGCGCAGGGCTGCGGCGAAGTCGAGCTGGACATCCCCACACAGCAGCGCGGCTGGCTGGACCTGGACCGCATCCGCCTGTCCAGCACCCAGCCGCTGGGGCTGGTACGCGCGTGGTCATGGGTGTGGCCGGAGCAGCCGCTGCTGGTCTATCCGCAGGCCGAAGCGCAGGCCCCGCCCCTGCCCGAACAGGGCATCGACCCGTTGCATACGCGCGTCCACGCCAGCGGCGAGGAACTGCACCAGCTGCGCCCCTACCGCGCGGGCGACGCGCCGCGCAGCATTGCCTGGAAGCACTCCGCACGCCGCGATACGCTGCTGGTACGCGACTACGAAAAGCCGGTGGGCATCGATGTGCTGCTGGACTGGAGGGCCCTGGGCGCGCTTGGCCGCGAAGCACGCATTTCCCGCCTGGCGCGCTGGGTGGATGTCGCCGAACGCGAAGGCCGCCGCTACACCCTGCAGCTGCCCGGGCAACCGGCCATCGGCCCCGGCCAGGGCGCCGGCCACCATCACCTCTGCCTGCGCGCCCTGGCGCTGCTCCCGCATGACTGA
- the dnaX gene encoding DNA polymerase III subunit gamma/tau has protein sequence MSYLVLARKWRPKRFAELVGQEHVVRALSNALDSGRVHHAFLFTGTRGVGKTTIARIFAKSLNCEQGTSADPCGQCAACLDIDAGRYIDLLEIDAASNTGVDDVREVIENAQYMPSRGKYKVYLIDEVHMLSKAAFNALLKTLEEPPEHVKFLLATTDPQKLPVTVLSRCLQFNLKRLDEDQIQGQMTRILAAEAIEADASAIVQLAKAADGSLRDGLSLLDQAIAYAGGALREDVVRTMLGTVDRTQVAAMLDALAEGDGPRLLQVVATLAEFSPDWSGVLEALAEGLHRIQVQQLVPGAVVAEGLDVTAFAARLRPEVVQLWYQMALNGRRDLPLAPSPRAGFEMAVLRMLAFRPAAAVPPVPRTPEAAPRGAPSAGSGQGGDAGAAGHEAAPVAAAAPVPAAVVAEPQPPVPPEPVAAPVVPDLVQSPAPVEAPVAPGVAAPSATDDLPPWKTSSSDDRDEALAAEMAGPEAAMAAPWHEPPAPAEPRPFRPEGIAITPVAAAVAPFQASISELASAEDWLELVAGSGLSGPSRQLAANAAFISCQQGVLKLGLSPGFEYLRSERALAALAEVIEKSLGQPLKIVVDFVEAAHVPAETLHERADRQRGERQQAAEAVFMDDPEVQVLIQQHGARVVSDSIRPIDE, from the coding sequence ATGTCCTATCTCGTGCTTGCCCGCAAGTGGCGTCCGAAGCGTTTTGCCGAGCTGGTGGGCCAGGAACACGTGGTCCGCGCCCTCAGCAACGCGCTGGACAGTGGCCGCGTGCACCACGCGTTCCTGTTCACTGGCACCCGCGGCGTGGGCAAGACCACCATCGCGCGCATCTTCGCCAAATCGCTGAACTGCGAGCAGGGCACCAGTGCCGACCCCTGCGGCCAATGCGCCGCCTGCCTGGACATCGATGCCGGCCGCTACATCGACCTGCTGGAAATCGACGCCGCCTCCAACACCGGCGTGGATGACGTGCGCGAGGTGATCGAGAACGCGCAGTACATGCCCTCGCGTGGCAAGTACAAGGTCTACCTGATCGACGAAGTGCACATGCTCTCCAAGGCGGCGTTCAATGCGCTGCTGAAGACGCTGGAAGAACCGCCGGAGCACGTGAAGTTCCTGCTGGCCACCACCGACCCGCAGAAGCTGCCGGTGACCGTGCTCAGCCGCTGCCTGCAGTTCAACCTCAAGCGCCTGGACGAGGACCAGATCCAGGGCCAGATGACCCGCATCCTGGCGGCTGAAGCGATCGAGGCCGACGCCAGCGCCATCGTGCAGCTGGCCAAGGCCGCCGACGGCAGTCTGCGTGATGGCCTGTCGCTGCTGGACCAGGCCATTGCCTATGCCGGCGGCGCGCTGCGCGAGGACGTGGTGCGCACCATGCTGGGCACCGTGGACCGCACGCAGGTCGCGGCCATGCTCGATGCACTGGCCGAGGGCGATGGCCCGCGCCTGCTGCAGGTGGTGGCGACGCTGGCCGAGTTCTCGCCGGATTGGAGCGGTGTGCTCGAAGCGCTGGCCGAGGGCCTGCATCGCATCCAGGTGCAGCAGCTGGTACCGGGGGCGGTCGTTGCCGAAGGTCTGGACGTGACGGCGTTTGCCGCGCGCCTGCGTCCGGAGGTCGTGCAGCTGTGGTATCAGATGGCGCTGAACGGCCGCCGCGATCTGCCGCTGGCCCCGAGCCCGCGTGCAGGCTTTGAGATGGCCGTGCTGCGCATGCTGGCATTCCGCCCGGCCGCGGCGGTGCCGCCGGTACCGCGTACGCCGGAGGCCGCGCCAAGGGGGGCGCCATCGGCAGGGAGCGGGCAGGGCGGTGATGCAGGTGCTGCAGGCCATGAAGCGGCGCCGGTGGCTGCCGCTGCGCCCGTACCTGCCGCGGTGGTCGCTGAGCCGCAGCCGCCTGTACCGCCGGAACCGGTCGCCGCCCCGGTGGTGCCGGACCTGGTTCAATCCCCGGCGCCGGTGGAAGCGCCGGTTGCGCCTGGGGTTGCAGCGCCGTCGGCCACCGATGACCTGCCGCCGTGGAAGACCAGCAGCAGCGACGACCGCGACGAAGCACTGGCCGCGGAAATGGCCGGTCCTGAAGCGGCCATGGCCGCGCCCTGGCATGAGCCGCCGGCACCGGCAGAGCCTCGCCCGTTCCGCCCGGAAGGCATCGCCATCACGCCGGTGGCGGCTGCCGTTGCCCCGTTCCAGGCCAGCATCAGCGAACTGGCCAGTGCCGAGGACTGGCTGGAGCTGGTGGCCGGCAGTGGCCTGAGTGGCCCCTCCCGGCAGCTGGCGGCCAACGCCGCGTTCATCAGCTGCCAGCAGGGGGTCTTGAAACTGGGCCTGTCGCCCGGATTTGAATACCTGCGTTCCGAGCGCGCGCTGGCGGCGCTGGCCGAGGTGATCGAGAAATCCCTGGGGCAGCCGCTGAAGATCGTGGTCGACTTCGTTGAAGCCGCGCACGTGCCGGCGGAAACGCTGCACGAACGTGCCGATCGCCAGCGTGGCGAGCGGCAGCAGGCCGCCGAGGCCGTTTTCATGGACGATCCGGAAGTGCAGGTGCTCATCCAGCAGCACGGCGCCCGGGTCGTTTCCGATTCCATCCGTCCCATTGATGAGTAA
- a CDS encoding AAA family ATPase yields the protein MTASSPMPRMLTDHLRQSLRAAQDQVNGLILGKTHEVRLAFVALLSGGHLLIEDLPGLGKTTLAHALASSLGLGFQRVQFTSDLLPADVLGVSVYEAGSRQFQFHPGPVFTHVLLADEINRAPPRTQSALLEAMAEQQVTLDGQTHALPDPFFVIATQNPVDLSGTFPLPDSQLDRFLLRLAMGYPSAQAERELLRGTDRRDLIAQAVPQLDDAQVRALRAAVLQVHASDALVDYVQALLTRSRQHAGVRVGLSPRAGLALLRAARAHALLLGRDHVVPEDVQALFVPVAGHRLVAEAEASSGPALARAILQTVAVD from the coding sequence ATGACAGCCTCGTCCCCCATGCCCCGCATGCTAACCGATCACCTGCGGCAGTCCCTTCGCGCCGCCCAGGACCAGGTCAACGGCCTGATCCTGGGCAAGACGCACGAGGTGCGGCTGGCATTCGTCGCACTGCTGTCCGGTGGCCACCTGCTGATCGAAGACCTGCCGGGCCTGGGCAAGACCACCCTGGCCCATGCACTGGCCAGCAGCCTGGGGCTGGGCTTCCAGCGCGTGCAGTTCACCTCGGACCTGTTGCCGGCCGATGTGCTGGGCGTATCGGTGTACGAGGCCGGCAGCCGCCAGTTCCAGTTCCATCCCGGCCCGGTGTTCACCCATGTGCTGCTGGCCGATGAAATCAACCGTGCCCCGCCCCGCACGCAGAGCGCGCTGCTCGAAGCGATGGCCGAACAGCAGGTCACGCTGGACGGGCAGACCCACGCATTGCCGGACCCGTTCTTCGTGATCGCCACGCAGAACCCGGTGGACCTGTCCGGCACGTTCCCGCTGCCGGATTCACAGCTGGACCGGTTCCTGCTGCGCCTGGCGATGGGCTACCCGAGCGCGCAGGCCGAACGGGAGCTGCTGCGCGGCACTGACCGCCGCGACCTGATCGCACAGGCAGTACCGCAGCTGGACGACGCGCAGGTACGCGCCCTGCGCGCGGCGGTGCTGCAGGTCCATGCCAGCGATGCGCTTGTGGATTACGTGCAGGCCCTGCTGACCCGCAGCCGCCAGCATGCCGGTGTACGCGTGGGCCTGTCCCCGCGTGCCGGGCTGGCGCTGCTGCGTGCCGCGCGTGCGCATGCCCTGCTGCTGGGCCGCGACCATGTCGTCCCCGAGGATGTGCAGGCACTGTTCGTGCCGGTGGCCGGGCACCGCCTGGTGGCCGAAGCCGAAGCCTCTTCCGGGCCGGCCCTGGCACGGGCCATCCTGCAGACCGTCGCGGTCGATTGA
- a CDS encoding histidine triad nucleotide-binding protein, with protein sequence MSNETLFSKIIRREIPATIVYEDEDVLGFKDIAPQAPVHVLFIPKNEIIPTLDDLQPAQAHLIGKLALAAADYARREGLAEDGYRIVMNCREHAGQTVFHIHLHLLAGAPLGHFGVPGR encoded by the coding sequence ATGAGCAACGAAACGCTTTTCAGCAAGATCATCCGCCGCGAGATTCCGGCCACCATCGTCTATGAGGACGAGGACGTGCTGGGTTTCAAGGACATCGCGCCGCAGGCGCCGGTGCACGTGCTGTTCATTCCCAAGAACGAGATCATCCCGACCCTGGATGACCTGCAGCCGGCGCAGGCACACCTGATCGGCAAGCTGGCGTTGGCTGCGGCCGATTACGCGCGCCGCGAAGGGCTGGCCGAGGACGGCTACCGCATCGTCATGAACTGCCGCGAACATGCCGGGCAGACGGTGTTCCACATCCACCTGCATCTGCTGGCCGGCGCGCCGCTGGGCCACTTCGGCGTACCGGGCCGTTGA
- a CDS encoding DUF3488 and transglutaminase-like domain-containing protein, whose product MTEPAPLHRPARHWTLASAALALLPLLLQLPTTLAAIIAGTALLTALLSRQRVLPMPLRVLLVLAMMGAIVWQMGAVRPGRDTGCALLAAMLAIKSSELHTLRDARSLLGFALFAPFAAFLLDQGPLTTVLAALAGITGLLALQRLAQDEGRSPPAPLRQQLHGIGRLLALGLPLALAAFWLFPRLSTPLWGLPERSVGKPGLSDSMDLGQWLDLMADDSPALRVTFFGAVPPAEQRYWRGPVLTRFDGQRWQRDPDSDRLPVPDVARRPGGWDYQIDAEPTDRRLLVALDLPTRAPEGSRLDADYSLSSDRTLASLSRWRLHSSPPTRFDAGLSLLQRRQALQLPAGLNPRTAALARQWRQEAGNDDAAIIKRAMDWIHADFAYTLETPAYQRDGVDQFLFEQKAGFCQHFSSAFVVLMRNAGIPARVVTGFAGGVRNPFGNYWVVRQMDAHAWAEVWLPQRGWVRVDPTAAVAPERIYDTLEDRLAGNGGAVAEDGWLQFGQAADWLRRGWNNLVLSFDANRQRQLLRPLGLDDLQPGQLVAGFVTLTALALLWMAWLLARGERERDPLLRAWHRLGRRYARLGLAREPAETALDWARRVHAQRPDPVLVSLSQRFVDARYAGTRTDLASLLADLHRHRPSPGASS is encoded by the coding sequence ATGACTGAGCCCGCCCCCCTGCACCGCCCCGCCCGCCACTGGACCCTTGCCAGTGCGGCCCTGGCGTTGCTGCCGCTGCTGCTGCAGCTGCCGACCACGCTGGCGGCGATCATCGCCGGCACGGCACTGTTGACGGCCCTGCTCTCGCGCCAGCGCGTGCTGCCCATGCCGCTCCGCGTACTGCTGGTGCTGGCGATGATGGGCGCCATCGTCTGGCAGATGGGCGCGGTCCGCCCCGGCCGTGATACCGGCTGCGCGCTGCTGGCGGCGATGCTGGCGATCAAGTCCAGCGAACTGCACACGCTGCGCGATGCGCGCAGCCTGCTGGGCTTTGCCCTGTTCGCACCGTTTGCCGCCTTCCTGCTCGATCAGGGGCCACTGACCACGGTGCTGGCCGCACTTGCCGGCATCACCGGGCTGCTGGCCCTGCAGCGGCTGGCCCAGGACGAAGGGCGCAGCCCACCGGCACCGCTGCGCCAGCAGCTGCACGGCATCGGTCGCCTGCTGGCCCTGGGCCTGCCACTGGCCCTGGCGGCCTTCTGGCTGTTCCCACGGCTGTCCACGCCACTGTGGGGGCTGCCCGAGCGCTCGGTCGGCAAGCCCGGCCTGAGCGACAGCATGGATCTGGGCCAGTGGCTGGACCTGATGGCCGACGACAGCCCGGCCCTGCGCGTGACCTTCTTCGGGGCGGTACCGCCGGCCGAACAGCGCTACTGGCGCGGCCCGGTGCTGACCCGTTTCGACGGCCAGCGCTGGCAACGCGACCCGGACAGCGACCGCCTGCCCGTGCCCGATGTGGCCCGCCGCCCCGGCGGCTGGGACTACCAGATCGACGCCGAGCCCACCGACCGCCGCCTGCTGGTCGCGCTGGACCTGCCAACCCGCGCGCCCGAAGGCAGCCGCCTTGATGCCGACTACAGCCTCAGTAGCGACCGCACGCTGGCCTCGCTCAGCCGCTGGCGCCTGCACTCCAGCCCCCCCACGCGCTTCGATGCCGGCCTGTCCCTGCTGCAGCGCCGGCAGGCCTTGCAGCTGCCGGCCGGCCTGAACCCGCGGACTGCGGCGCTGGCCCGGCAGTGGCGGCAGGAAGCCGGCAACGACGATGCCGCCATCATCAAGCGGGCCATGGACTGGATCCATGCCGACTTCGCCTACACGCTGGAAACCCCGGCCTACCAGCGCGATGGGGTGGACCAGTTCCTGTTCGAACAGAAGGCCGGCTTCTGCCAGCACTTCAGTTCGGCGTTCGTGGTGTTGATGCGCAATGCCGGCATTCCCGCCCGCGTGGTGACCGGTTTTGCCGGTGGCGTGCGCAACCCGTTCGGCAATTACTGGGTGGTGCGCCAGATGGATGCCCATGCCTGGGCTGAGGTCTGGCTGCCGCAGCGCGGCTGGGTACGCGTGGACCCGACGGCCGCCGTTGCCCCCGAGCGCATCTACGACACCCTGGAAGACCGCCTGGCGGGGAACGGTGGTGCGGTGGCCGAGGACGGCTGGCTGCAGTTCGGCCAGGCCGCCGATTGGCTGCGGCGGGGCTGGAACAACCTGGTGCTGTCCTTCGATGCCAACCGCCAGCGCCAGCTGCTCCGGCCGTTGGGCCTGGATGATCTGCAGCCTGGCCAGCTGGTGGCCGGCTTCGTCACCCTTACCGCCCTGGCCCTGCTGTGGATGGCCTGGCTGCTGGCCCGGGGCGAGCGCGAGCGTGACCCGCTGCTGCGCGCCTGGCATCGCCTCGGGCGCCGCTACGCCCGCCTCGGGCTGGCCCGGGAACCGGCGGAAACAGCGCTGGACTGGGCCCGCCGGGTGCACGCCCAACGGCCAGATCCGGTACTGGTGTCACTCAGCCAGCGTTTCGTCGATGCGCGCTACGCTGGCACTCGCACCGACCTCGCTTCATTATTGGCCGACCTGCACAGGCATCGCCCGTCCCCCGGAGCATCTTCATGA
- a CDS encoding YbaB/EbfC family nucleoid-associated protein, with the protein MRGNIAQMMQQAQKMQENLQKAQEEIARLEVTGSAGGGMVSVTLTGGKECRKVRIDPSLLSDQEMLEDLIAAAFNDASNKIDVESKTKMGSATAGMQLPPGMKLPF; encoded by the coding sequence ATGCGTGGCAATATCGCCCAGATGATGCAGCAGGCCCAGAAGATGCAGGAAAACCTGCAGAAGGCCCAGGAAGAAATCGCCCGGCTGGAAGTGACCGGCAGCGCCGGTGGCGGCATGGTCAGCGTGACCCTGACCGGTGGCAAGGAATGCCGCAAGGTGCGCATCGACCCGTCGCTGCTGAGCGACCAGGAAATGCTGGAAGACCTGATCGCGGCGGCGTTCAACGATGCGTCCAACAAGATCGATGTCGAATCCAAGACGAAGATGGGTTCGGCTACGGCCGGCATGCAGCTGCCGCCGGGCATGAAGCTGCCGTTCTGA
- the recR gene encoding recombination mediator RecR, whose translation MSAPLLEQLIDALRVLPGVGQKTAQRMAYHLLEREREGGQRLAEVLALAVERIGHCQQCRDFSETELCPTCANGSRERSQLCVVESPADRLAIENATGFRGVYFVLQGRLSPLDGIGPRQLGLEQLEQRLAEGEVQELIIATSATVEGEATAHYLAQLARARQVRPSRLAQGLPLGGELEYVDRGTLSHAFGSRSEVRD comes from the coding sequence GTGTCTGCACCCCTGCTGGAACAACTGATCGATGCGTTGCGGGTGCTGCCCGGCGTAGGCCAGAAGACGGCCCAGCGCATGGCTTACCACCTGCTTGAGCGCGAGCGCGAGGGTGGCCAGCGCCTGGCCGAGGTGCTGGCGCTGGCGGTGGAGCGTATCGGCCATTGCCAGCAGTGCCGTGATTTCAGCGAAACCGAGCTGTGCCCGACCTGTGCCAACGGCAGCCGCGAGCGCAGCCAGCTGTGCGTGGTCGAATCGCCGGCCGATCGCTTGGCCATCGAGAACGCTACCGGCTTCCGCGGCGTCTACTTCGTGCTGCAGGGCCGGCTGTCGCCGCTGGATGGCATCGGCCCGCGCCAGCTGGGCCTGGAACAGCTGGAGCAGCGCCTGGCCGAAGGCGAGGTGCAGGAACTGATCATCGCCACCAGCGCCACCGTGGAGGGCGAGGCCACCGCGCATTACCTGGCGCAGCTGGCGCGTGCACGGCAGGTGCGGCCCAGCCGGCTGGCGCAGGGCCTGCCGCTGGGGGGCGAACTGGAGTATGTGGATCGCGGCACGCTGTCCCATGCCTTCGGTTCACGCAGCGAAGTGCGCGACTGA
- a CDS encoding glycosyltransferase family 39 protein codes for MQGEQRARMIFLWLWTAVTAVKLIAAARLPLFVDEAFYWQEGQHLAAAYSDLPGLTAWLARWGVEMGGHHVLALRLPFLAIGALLPMLVVRIAARWFGNVAGWQAGSLTLLMPLSATLGLLAVPDVPMALAAVLCLDAGARLMRTVDAASAMKLALGLLIGALSHYRFIGVIGVGFIALLALPQGRRMLADPRVWVALAVGVLAWLPLLAWNADNHEAGLKFQVVERHPWAFEWRGLWFLVIQPMLVTPLLCIAMWKVALAGTRSGGGARAQWRYFGLVGGVSTLAIFLLGFFTDVERISFHWPLPGYLALLVAVPVILNGWPRWLRRMAWWLAGAGMVLAFGYYLMASTPALREQLAGNKYYPRNFAGWQPLATAVREELRQMPTGTRVLAGNFKVGAELGFQLGDGDIAVLPHPLNDKHGRTAQLALWNLLHEGPRRTPMLLVLSPSDQRFRDLLSRYQAICEQVGPLPPPRVVSSDHGFQRFLLFRLPAERAEGPCVSPVLAYLDSPGNGQRVSGMLPVRGWAMKEGVGIARVEVLVDGRVVADAAYGRESDLRSMWPGATDPQLPNVGFDSQVDTTTLVPGRHWLGLRLHGHDGSVEDWQEQPFEVRR; via the coding sequence ATGCAGGGCGAACAACGCGCACGGATGATATTTCTCTGGTTGTGGACGGCGGTCACAGCAGTAAAGCTGATCGCGGCCGCACGCCTGCCGTTGTTCGTCGATGAGGCGTTCTACTGGCAGGAGGGCCAGCACCTGGCAGCGGCCTATTCCGACTTGCCCGGCCTGACGGCCTGGCTTGCGCGCTGGGGCGTGGAGATGGGCGGGCACCACGTGCTGGCCCTGCGCCTGCCGTTCCTGGCCATCGGTGCGCTGCTGCCGATGCTGGTGGTGCGCATTGCCGCGCGCTGGTTCGGCAACGTGGCCGGCTGGCAGGCCGGCAGCCTGACGTTGCTGATGCCGCTGTCGGCCACGCTCGGCCTGCTGGCCGTTCCCGACGTGCCGATGGCGCTGGCGGCCGTACTGTGCCTGGATGCCGGTGCACGCCTGATGCGCACGGTCGATGCCGCGTCGGCGATGAAGCTGGCGCTGGGGCTGTTGATCGGTGCGCTCAGCCACTACCGCTTCATCGGCGTGATCGGCGTGGGCTTCATTGCCTTGCTGGCGCTGCCGCAGGGGCGGCGCATGCTGGCCGATCCGCGCGTCTGGGTGGCGCTGGCGGTGGGCGTGCTGGCGTGGCTGCCGCTGCTGGCCTGGAATGCCGACAACCACGAAGCCGGCCTGAAGTTCCAGGTGGTCGAGCGCCATCCCTGGGCCTTTGAATGGCGTGGGCTGTGGTTCCTGGTGATCCAGCCGATGCTGGTCACGCCACTGCTGTGCATCGCCATGTGGAAGGTGGCGCTGGCAGGTACCCGCAGCGGTGGCGGCGCGCGCGCGCAATGGCGTTATTTCGGGCTGGTCGGGGGCGTGTCCACCCTGGCGATCTTCCTGTTGGGCTTCTTCACCGATGTGGAGCGCATCAGTTTCCATTGGCCGCTGCCCGGTTACCTCGCCCTGCTGGTGGCCGTGCCGGTCATCCTCAACGGCTGGCCGCGCTGGCTGCGCCGCATGGCCTGGTGGCTGGCCGGCGCGGGCATGGTGCTGGCCTTCGGCTATTACCTGATGGCATCCACGCCGGCGCTGCGCGAACAGCTGGCCGGCAACAAGTACTACCCGCGCAACTTCGCCGGCTGGCAGCCGCTGGCGACGGCGGTGCGCGAGGAACTGCGGCAGATGCCCACCGGCACCCGCGTGCTGGCCGGCAACTTCAAGGTGGGGGCGGAACTGGGCTTCCAGCTGGGCGATGGCGACATTGCCGTGTTGCCACACCCGCTCAACGACAAGCACGGCCGCACCGCCCAGCTGGCGCTGTGGAACCTGTTGCATGAAGGGCCGCGTCGCACGCCGATGCTGCTGGTGCTGTCCCCCAGCGACCAGCGCTTCCGTGATCTGCTGTCGCGTTACCAGGCCATCTGCGAACAGGTCGGGCCGCTGCCACCGCCCCGCGTGGTCAGCAGCGACCATGGCTTCCAGCGCTTCCTGCTGTTCCGCCTGCCTGCCGAACGGGCTGAAGGCCCCTGCGTGAGCCCGGTGCTGGCTTACCTGGATTCACCGGGCAACGGGCAGCGCGTGTCCGGCATGCTGCCGGTGCGGGGCTGGGCGATGAAGGAAGGGGTGGGCATCGCCCGGGTCGAGGTGCTGGTGGATGGGCGCGTGGTGGCGGATGCGGCCTATGGCCGTGAATCGGACCTGCGCTCGATGTGGCCCGGCGCCACCGATCCGCAGCTGCCCAATGTGGGGTTCGACAGCCAGGTCGATACCACCACGCTGGTGCCGGGCCGGCATTGGCTGGGCCTGCGCCTGCATGGCCATGACGGCAGCGTGGAGGACTGGCAGGAGCAGCCGTTCGAGGTGCGCCGCTAG
- a CDS encoding Slp family lipoprotein, producing the protein MKTKFLLTAAATLALAACATAPKPLQGQFSMVSPRDAVPTQQVGTPVRWGGRIIETKPGQGETCFQLISRPLNGSGRPTTTSTDVSDGRFIACRAGFYDPAVFEAGRDVTFIGKISGYENTRIGDYDYRLPKLAADVIYLWPEQRQVDVVPYPYGPWGPGPWGPGPWGYGYRGWGWW; encoded by the coding sequence ATGAAGACCAAGTTCCTACTCACCGCCGCGGCCACGCTGGCCCTGGCAGCCTGTGCGACGGCCCCCAAGCCGCTGCAGGGGCAGTTCAGCATGGTATCGCCGCGTGACGCGGTGCCCACCCAGCAGGTGGGGACCCCGGTGCGTTGGGGTGGCCGCATCATCGAAACCAAGCCGGGCCAGGGCGAGACCTGCTTCCAGCTGATCTCGCGCCCGCTCAATGGCAGCGGCCGCCCGACCACCACCTCGACCGATGTCAGTGATGGCCGCTTCATCGCCTGCCGCGCCGGTTTCTATGACCCGGCCGTGTTCGAGGCAGGCCGTGATGTCACCTTCATCGGCAAGATCAGCGGGTACGAGAACACCCGCATCGGCGACTACGACTACCGCCTGCCGAAGCTGGCCGCTGACGTGATCTACCTGTGGCCGGAACAGCGCCAGGTCGATGTGGTGCCCTACCCGTACGGCCCGTGGGGCCCGGGTCCGTGGGGTCCAGGCCCGTGGGGCTACGGCTACCGTGGCTGGGGCTGGTGGTAA
- a CDS encoding Maf family nucleotide pyrophosphatase — MNALILASTSRYRQALLQRLGLDFQTARPDVDETPQPGEAPQALAQRLAAAKAAEVAARHPGSWVIGSDQVADLDGQPLGKPGTVEAAHAQLAAMSGRTVRFHTAISLSRDGDTLAACDLTQVRFRVLAPAEIARYVAAEQPLDCAGSFKCEGLGISLFEAIDNRDPTALVGLPLIALCGLLRQAGVAVP; from the coding sequence ATGAATGCGCTGATCCTTGCCTCCACCTCACGCTACCGGCAGGCCCTGCTGCAGCGCCTGGGCCTGGACTTCCAGACCGCCCGCCCGGACGTGGACGAAACGCCGCAGCCCGGCGAGGCGCCGCAGGCCCTGGCCCAGCGCCTGGCGGCCGCCAAGGCCGCCGAGGTGGCCGCGCGCCATCCCGGCAGCTGGGTGATCGGCTCGGACCAGGTGGCCGATCTGGACGGCCAGCCCCTGGGCAAACCGGGCACCGTCGAAGCCGCCCACGCACAACTGGCGGCCATGTCCGGGCGCACCGTTCGCTTCCATACCGCCATCAGTCTCAGTCGTGACGGAGACACGCTGGCCGCCTGCGATCTCACACAGGTGCGCTTCCGTGTCCTGGCACCGGCCGAGATCGCCCGCTACGTGGCCGCCGAACAGCCGCTGGACTGCGCCGGCAGCTTCAAGTGCGAAGGGCTGGGCATCAGCCTGTTCGAAGCCATCGACAACCGCGACCCCACTGCCCTGGTCGGCCTGCCGCTGATCGCCCTGTGCGGACTGCTGCGCCAGGCCGGCGTGGCGGTGCCGTAA